Genomic window (Lycium barbarum isolate Lr01 chromosome 2, ASM1917538v2, whole genome shotgun sequence):
gggaATGGCATGTTACCTGTACACGACTGGATTATAAGATTAGACAACGTGAATCCAAAAACTGTAGCATAAAAGACAAACAAAGCATGCAAATTTTTGAGAAAATTCAGTTGTCTGTGGCACCAGTTCATCATTGGCGTTTTTGAAAGAAATCCTTAGTCCTCTTCCTCACGCGTGTGAACAAGATAACCGCAGCAGCAAGGACCCATGGCGGGATATTTCCACCACTGAGGTTCAACTTCTTTGCCCATTCTGGAGACTCTTTCATCACAAATACTATCAATATGGCGATGATTGCAACACCAACCAATATCCTGGTAATAGGTTGGATCAAGGAGTCCTAAAATCAAAGAAGACAAACTATTAACatcacatatatgcatataacaatCTATTTTGTGAAGAACCATGTGAAATATGCTAATACTTGAGCGTAAATACGGTCATTGCAGTGACAAGAATGCCTTGGTAAAGTCATTTTATGACATTTCCACATCTAGTTCAGCTTTCTTGGACTGAGAAATGCATGTTTCTGCTTCCTTTCCAGAGATTCTCAGTTTCAGATTCTGATTTCTGATTTAAATTAAGTATTATGAAGGCTCTGATCACAAAAAgctctctaaaaaaaaaaaaaagggtaactGCCTGAGGTAGAGCTCTTTAAAACAGAGAAAGAACTAAATAGAACCTTGAAAATAAAAGCTTATCCACTCCAACGACTAATCAATAAATAACTATTGAGCCTTCTAAAAGAAATACAAATTACACtgcatatgaacataaatcagaAGGTGTGAGGATTCTTAGTTTAACCGATCCATATTTTTTGTCTGCTAAACCTAGAGAGAGTATGCATTTCCCCTAGCTGCTAATTTCCTGCTCTGCCcgaccccaacttgtttgggactgaggcgtagtagttgttgttttgttgttaaTTTCCTGCTTAAATAATTCTTTTGCcattgaaaattaaaaatttagTCAAAACCAGGTGAGTTTTAAACAATAATTTTCCATTAGCACAAAAGAACACAGGTAAGACATCACAAAGCTGTCACATCATAAGGCATACAACTCGGATAATTGGAAGTATTGCAATGTCCGTTCCATATTTTCTTACTTGGTAAACCTATAGCGAATATCCATTTCCTCTGGTGGTTAACTGCCCCCTCTAAACATCAACATTATCCATTAAAATGGAAAAGACCTCCAAGACATTTCAAAGCCTCACACCACAGGCATACAAGTCAGACACTTTCTCAAGCTCGAGCAATCAAGCCTGACTCTTACCCTGTGACATTTCTCAATGGACACTTCACCTCACGCATTCTTGAAAGGGCCCCTTCCAGGTGCCGACTAAAATACTATTTCCATTTCAAAAAAATTGTCTgattttgacttggcacaaagtttaagaaagtaaagaagactctTAAATCTTGCAGTCTTAAACTTTaaaactaaagatatgtataattaaaaatatgtataatgtaCCGCAATactctttaatcttgtggtcttaagcATGCCATATGAAAAGTTGGAATTAAGGAGTTGCCAAAAAAGGGAAGAGACgttcttttttaaacggactaaaaaggaaagtaagacaaacatttTTTTGGTAACGGAAAGCAACACAAACATtttgaatggagggagtattaggACGTGTAAAAAGTTTTTCCTGAGAACCTAGCTCCCTTCCCAAGTATTCGTAAAAATAAAATGATATTCTAAAAAGCAAAAACCATCCGCTCTATAAAGTGAATAACCACCCAATCTTAAAAGTTAAAACTTCTCAAATAAGCCCTAGGCTGGTCTCAAATGGCTCCAATGAGACAAGTTTTCCTAATTCATAGATCTTCTAAGATGGCCAAACTCTATCCTAGTTCACAGAGAGTAGAGAGACGCTTATGAGTTGTTTGGTAGGCTGCATAAGCAGAAACAATACCAACATAAAAACTGCATAAATAATATAAGGTTTGGTTTTCAAACATAAACCGGGGGCAATACTAATTTAATCACTGGGAAATTAATAGAAAGTTTGATTTCTGGTAAAGGACTGTGCATAACTATCGCAACGTTTGGTTTACAATATTAAACTGTTGCATCGATAATACCAGCATTAGTTATATGTGAAAATCTATCTACTGTGTGATAAAAATAGGGGATAAAGAGTGTGTGTATTAACAGGACACAAAAATGCAATTAATCTAGGCAATCCCTACATACCAATTCATGTATACTATTAGAAATCAAATAACAAGTCTCTACATATTATTCACTATATAACAATCGCTACATTAAATATTTATTGCAAAACAATTCATGTGTTATAATCCCTATATAACTATCTCGCTAACAAAACTACAACCTTGTTTGGATGGTTTTTACCTATGTGTTGttagattaaatataatgtttGTTTTAATTGTTACTTAACTTTTATTGTATCACATCGTTAAATCCATCGTTCCAAAAAGTCCTATTTTTGTGTAACGACCGACTTGGTGTGATCGCGTCGTTACCTtatttcttttttctcattttgtcTTTATTTATTACTCCTATCTAATAATCCTATTGAATCCTTTACCGGTTTACcctacttttttttatttttatatagtaGCTCTACTCTGCACCCTACTTTTCTTGTGGGTTTATGCTTCAAATTGCTGACGTGTGACATTATGTAACGATACAATCTAACCACATGttgtattcatcaaaacaatacTCCACCCGTCCCAATTTACACGGCACAGTTTGACtaagcacaaagtttaagaaagaaaataagacttttgaaatttgtgatctaaaacaaactCCATCTATTCATGTGTGGCCATTAATCATTTCATTTAAGGGTAAAAGAGGAACATTAAAGTTAAAGTTAGAGAGGTGACATtcaaattaaaaaggaaagtgtgacACATAAATTGGCACGGAGagagtacaatacaatacaatattaATATTATACgttatgaaataataagtaacaaccatccaaacagagtgtaAGTAAATTGTGTTGAATTGATTGTACCTTAGGCTCTCCATCAATACATATTTCAGATCCATCTCTATAAGTAAGAATAGATCGTCCATTACGCGGGTTAAATCTGATAGGAACACCCCGACCCGTAACCGGTTTGAATGCATAAACCGACTTGAACCCGTATTTATCTAGAATATCACGAACTTCCAGCTGGTCTTGGTCCCACCCACCTAACGATGACGTAAATTCGTCAATCGGACCCTTACCTTGCTTATATAAGTGGATTTTGACCTCAGGGACTTTGGTTCGAACCGATTTAGTCCGGGTTGAAGGGATCGGGTCGGTTATCGGGTTTGGTAAAAGTGGAGAAACCTCAGATGCTTCTTCGATCTCTCCCATGTTTGCTGTCGTCGTGAAAAAAGGAGGGAGAGAActagggggtggggtgggggggtcGGAGGCGCTAATACAAGGTTTTTTTTGGAGTTTAATATGTGTAGTTAAATATGAGGATAGGTCCAAAATAGTCCCATAATTATGCAATTAATTGTTTGTCCCATAATTATGCAATTAACTATCAAAATcttattaaattttttaaattaattccTACATTTagcttaaataattttttttcaataAAGAAAATGCATAATACAATTATTACATGCATAAAAAATTGAACTAATTTGGTAATAAACATAAGCCTTAGATTAACATGAAGGAAAGAACTACATAAAAAGAGAGCAACAAAAGAGAAATAAACACAAAAAAGTTATCTACAGTTTTCTTTGATAAACACTTCCAATTGAGATGAACATATAACAATGAAAATTAAATCTATCTTTAAATAAGCTGTAATATTATAACAATATTCA
Coding sequences:
- the LOC132627403 gene encoding uncharacterized protein LOC132627403 gives rise to the protein MGEIEEASEVSPLLPNPITDPIPSTRTKSVRTKVPEVKIHLYKQGKGPIDEFTSSLGGWDQDQLEVRDILDKYGFKSVYAFKPVTGRGVPIRFNPRNGRSILTYRDGSEICIDGEPKDSLIQPITRILVGVAIIAILIVFVMKESPEWAKKLNLSGGNIPPWVLAAAVILFTRVRKRTKDFFQKRQ